A DNA window from Amycolatopsis sp. DSM 110486 contains the following coding sequences:
- a CDS encoding AzlD domain-containing protein — protein MDGVELLIATAVLAAGTFAFRFAGPVLRTRVRLSPRAQRLMALSAVVLLAALVATSALMDGHAFAGVARPAGVLVGGVLAWRKAPFVAVVVAAAATAALLRLAGVP, from the coding sequence ATGGACGGCGTCGAGCTCCTGATCGCCACCGCGGTCCTCGCGGCAGGCACGTTCGCCTTCCGCTTCGCGGGGCCGGTGCTGCGCACGCGCGTGCGCCTCTCCCCTCGCGCCCAGCGGCTCATGGCGCTGTCTGCCGTCGTCCTGCTGGCCGCGTTGGTCGCGACAAGCGCGCTGATGGACGGGCATGCGTTCGCCGGCGTCGCCCGGCCGGCCGGGGTGCTGGTCGGCGGTGTGCTGGCTTGGCGCAAAGCCCCGTTCGTGGCCGTGGTCGTGGCCGCCGCGGCGACGGCGGCGCTGCTGCGGCTGGCCGGAGTCCCCTGA
- a CDS encoding DUF5937 family protein, which translates to MLELAWSVDELARTRLAFSPLWEIVASVRVLARPGEHALHLPWVRKASGALADAGIDVTPLADLVAGRSVPRFLTPTPASPVPQLADELADLRDVAPRAVRRELEAMDPPRSAALTRLHRAPEAGLDRLAELMERYWAVALAPAWPRMRALLEGDVLHRSRLLAAGAAEDLFRDLAPAVHWAEGALIVAQRHVPGTGAPHGHGLVLAPSVFVWPRVISRTHAGRQPVLRYPARGVAGLWESGGTASSAALRGVLGRSRSTLLTSLTTPADVGELARRTGLKQGVVAKHLQLLRTAGLVATAPDGVHSRTVAADAVVTAADD; encoded by the coding sequence GTGCTGGAGCTGGCGTGGTCGGTGGACGAATTGGCGCGAACGAGGCTCGCGTTCTCCCCGTTGTGGGAAATCGTGGCGAGCGTCCGGGTGCTGGCGCGTCCGGGGGAGCACGCGCTGCACCTGCCGTGGGTGCGCAAGGCGTCGGGCGCGCTGGCCGACGCGGGCATCGACGTCACGCCGCTCGCCGATCTCGTCGCCGGCCGCTCGGTGCCGCGGTTCCTCACGCCCACGCCGGCTTCGCCCGTGCCGCAGCTGGCCGACGAGCTCGCGGACCTGCGCGACGTCGCCCCGCGCGCGGTGCGGCGCGAGCTGGAGGCGATGGACCCGCCGCGCTCGGCCGCGCTGACCCGCTTGCACCGCGCCCCGGAGGCGGGGCTCGACCGGCTCGCGGAGCTGATGGAGCGGTACTGGGCGGTGGCGCTGGCGCCCGCGTGGCCACGCATGCGGGCCCTGCTGGAAGGCGACGTGCTGCACCGTTCGCGCCTGCTCGCCGCCGGTGCGGCTGAGGACCTGTTCCGCGACCTGGCGCCCGCTGTCCACTGGGCCGAGGGCGCGCTGATCGTCGCGCAGCGCCACGTCCCCGGCACGGGCGCGCCGCACGGCCACGGGCTCGTGCTGGCGCCGTCGGTGTTCGTCTGGCCGCGCGTGATCTCCCGGACCCACGCGGGCCGGCAGCCCGTGCTGCGCTATCCGGCCCGCGGCGTCGCCGGCCTGTGGGAATCCGGCGGAACCGCGTCGTCGGCGGCCCTGCGCGGGGTGCTCGGCCGCAGCCGCAGCACGCTCCTCACCTCACTGACCACGCCGGCGGACGTCGGCGAGCTGGCGCGCCGCACGGGCCTGAAGCAGGGTGTTGTCGCGAAGCACCTCCAGCTCCTGCGCACCGCCGGCTTGGTCGCCACGGCCCCCGACGGCGTCCACTCGCGCACGGTCGCCGCCGACGCCGTGGTGACCGCGGCCGACGACTGA
- a CDS encoding FAD-binding oxidoreductase, whose translation MTISRRTFLWVSGAAVPVAAGLGATTPDTAPDRWAALRRRLSGALLVPGDTGYEAARHGYFTLYDHHPAAIAGCVSEAEVQACVDFAAQHGIPVAARSGGHSYVGYSTVDGGLVVDVGRLDGIRVLGHGRAVVGAGARLGPVYQALGSAGRALAAGTCPTVGIAGLTLGGGVGVLGRKLGLTCDQLESARVVTADGVARTVSAHQHADLFWALRGGGGGNFGIVTSFTFRTAEAPDLTSFSLQFPPETAATLFAEWQDWQPRMPDELWSDLGLGATAANFGGCFAGPRSQLKPILDDFVRRVGAAPLKREEPETDFLGAMRYFAGCTDLAGSACGPGWGGGTGKIGTAAYVATSRMLMRPAKDPAAVLELLSEDPDSYTIVDGGGGAIARGDSAFPHRRALASFQFTHGLEHATETAARRAIGRIRDGLGPEFGTTGYVNYLDPEMPDWGQAYYGGNLPRLRALARRYDPDRVFAFPQGVTPA comes from the coding sequence ATGACGATCAGCAGGCGCACGTTCCTGTGGGTGTCCGGGGCGGCGGTACCGGTGGCGGCGGGCCTGGGGGCCACCACTCCGGACACGGCGCCGGACCGGTGGGCGGCCCTTCGGCGGCGGCTTTCGGGGGCGTTGCTGGTGCCCGGCGACACGGGGTACGAGGCCGCCCGCCACGGCTATTTCACGTTGTACGACCACCACCCGGCGGCGATCGCCGGCTGTGTGAGCGAGGCGGAGGTGCAGGCGTGCGTGGACTTCGCCGCGCAGCACGGCATCCCGGTGGCCGCGCGCTCGGGCGGGCACAGCTACGTCGGGTACTCCACTGTGGACGGCGGCCTGGTGGTGGACGTGGGGCGGCTCGACGGGATCCGCGTCCTCGGCCACGGACGGGCCGTGGTGGGTGCGGGCGCGCGGCTGGGGCCGGTGTACCAGGCGCTCGGTTCGGCCGGGCGGGCGCTGGCGGCGGGCACGTGCCCGACCGTCGGCATCGCCGGGCTGACGCTCGGTGGGGGAGTCGGCGTGCTGGGCCGCAAGCTCGGGCTCACGTGCGACCAGCTCGAGTCGGCGCGGGTCGTGACGGCGGACGGCGTGGCGCGCACGGTGTCGGCGCATCAGCACGCGGACCTGTTCTGGGCGTTGCGCGGCGGCGGGGGCGGCAACTTCGGCATCGTCACGTCGTTCACCTTCCGGACCGCCGAGGCGCCCGACCTCACGTCGTTCAGCCTGCAGTTCCCGCCCGAGACGGCCGCGACGCTGTTCGCCGAGTGGCAGGACTGGCAGCCGCGGATGCCCGACGAGCTCTGGTCCGACCTCGGGCTCGGCGCCACGGCGGCGAACTTCGGCGGCTGCTTCGCAGGTCCGCGCAGCCAGCTGAAGCCGATCCTCGACGACTTCGTCCGCCGGGTGGGCGCCGCGCCGCTGAAGCGTGAGGAGCCGGAGACCGATTTCCTCGGCGCGATGAGGTACTTCGCCGGCTGCACGGACCTCGCGGGTTCGGCGTGCGGCCCCGGCTGGGGCGGCGGCACCGGCAAGATCGGGACCGCGGCGTACGTGGCGACCTCGCGGATGCTGATGCGCCCGGCCAAGGATCCGGCCGCGGTCCTCGAGCTGCTGAGCGAGGACCCGGATTCTTACACGATCGTGGACGGTGGCGGCGGCGCGATCGCGCGCGGCGACTCGGCTTTCCCGCACCGGCGGGCGCTCGCGAGCTTCCAGTTCACCCACGGGCTGGAGCACGCGACCGAAACCGCGGCAAGGCGCGCGATCGGGCGAATTCGCGACGGGCTCGGGCCGGAATTCGGCACAACCGGTTACGTCAACTACCTCGATCCGGAAATGCCCGACTGGGGTCAGGCCTATTACGGCGGAAACCTGCCCCGGCTGCGCGCCCTCGCCCGCCGGTACGACCCGGACCGCGTGTTCGCCTTCCCGCAAGGGGTTACCCCGGCCTGA
- a CDS encoding elongation factor G-like protein EF-G2, which produces MADKQSRSTDTGAAVAVADPARVRNVVLVGPSGSGKTTLTEALLAASGTVPRAGSVVEGTTVCDHDPAAQRQQRSVGLSVAPVLHQGHKINLIDTPGYADFVGELRAGLRAADAALFVVCAAEGVDAATVAVWEECASVGMPRAVIVSRLDHHRADALAEIAACQAAFGAGVLPLYLPARDGLVGLITQRYFDYSAGYPPRIGEPDPADLAGLEDARNALIEGIIAESEDETLMERYLGGEEISEDTLIADLETAVARGSFHPVIPVCATSGIGLAEVLDGIVRAFPSPLEHALPGVTTPDGGPHGDLTADPAGPLAAEVVRTAVDSYVGRVSLVRVFSGTLRPENAVHVSGHGLAERGHEDHDADERVAHLYSPLGSALREVPYCVAGDLCALTKVGSAETGDTVSSPDDPLVMKPWRMPEPLLPVAIIAKTRSDEDTLSRNLSRLVAGDPTLRLDRNAETGQLVLWCMGEAHADVVLSRLRAGGADVDTEPVRISLRATFGKPARGHGRHVKQSGGHGQFAVCDIEVEPLPRGSGFEFVDKVVGGSVPHHFIPSVEKGVRAQLKRGLVDRHPVVDVRVTLVDGKAHSVDSSDAAFQTAGALALREAAAASRITLLEPLDTVAVTLPDEHLGTVLGDLSSRRGRVLGTESGEGGRTVINAEVPAAELLRYAIDLRSLTSGTATFTRVHARFEPLPEGAVPL; this is translated from the coding sequence ATGGCCGACAAACAGAGCAGGAGTACCGACACCGGGGCCGCCGTCGCTGTGGCCGACCCCGCCCGGGTGCGCAACGTCGTACTGGTCGGGCCTTCGGGTTCCGGGAAGACCACGCTCACCGAGGCGTTGCTCGCGGCGTCGGGCACCGTCCCGCGCGCCGGGTCGGTCGTCGAGGGCACCACGGTGTGCGACCACGACCCGGCCGCACAGCGCCAGCAGCGTTCCGTCGGGCTGTCGGTGGCGCCGGTGCTGCACCAGGGCCACAAGATCAACCTGATCGACACGCCGGGGTACGCCGATTTCGTGGGTGAGCTGCGGGCCGGGCTGCGCGCCGCCGACGCCGCGCTGTTCGTGGTGTGCGCGGCCGAAGGCGTCGACGCCGCGACGGTCGCCGTGTGGGAGGAGTGCGCATCGGTCGGGATGCCCCGGGCCGTGATCGTCTCCCGCCTCGACCACCACCGGGCCGACGCGCTCGCGGAGATCGCCGCCTGCCAGGCCGCGTTCGGCGCGGGCGTGCTGCCGCTCTACCTGCCGGCCCGCGACGGGCTGGTCGGCCTCATCACCCAGCGCTACTTCGACTACTCGGCCGGCTACCCGCCGCGGATCGGCGAGCCCGACCCGGCCGACCTCGCCGGGCTCGAAGACGCCCGCAACGCGCTCATCGAGGGCATCATCGCCGAGAGCGAGGACGAGACCCTCATGGAGCGCTACCTCGGCGGCGAGGAGATCTCCGAGGACACGCTCATCGCCGATCTCGAGACGGCCGTGGCGCGCGGGTCGTTCCACCCCGTCATCCCCGTGTGTGCCACCAGCGGCATCGGGCTCGCGGAGGTGCTCGACGGGATCGTGCGCGCGTTCCCGTCACCGCTGGAGCACGCCCTGCCGGGCGTCACGACCCCCGACGGCGGCCCCCACGGTGATCTGACGGCCGACCCCGCCGGACCGCTCGCGGCGGAGGTCGTGCGCACGGCCGTGGACTCCTACGTCGGCCGCGTGTCGCTCGTCCGGGTGTTCTCGGGGACGCTACGGCCGGAGAACGCGGTGCACGTGTCCGGCCACGGCCTCGCCGAGCGCGGGCACGAGGACCACGACGCCGACGAACGCGTGGCGCACCTGTACTCGCCGCTCGGCTCCGCGCTGCGCGAAGTCCCCTACTGCGTGGCGGGCGATCTGTGCGCGCTGACCAAGGTCGGCTCGGCGGAAACGGGCGACACCGTCTCGTCGCCGGACGACCCGCTGGTGATGAAACCCTGGCGCATGCCCGAGCCGCTCCTGCCGGTCGCCATCATCGCGAAGACCCGCAGCGACGAGGACACGCTCTCGCGCAACCTGTCGCGCCTCGTGGCCGGCGACCCGACACTGCGGCTCGACCGCAACGCCGAGACCGGTCAGCTCGTGCTCTGGTGCATGGGCGAGGCGCACGCCGACGTCGTCCTGTCCCGGCTGCGCGCCGGCGGCGCCGACGTGGACACCGAACCGGTGCGCATCAGCCTGCGCGCCACGTTCGGCAAACCCGCCCGCGGCCACGGCCGCCACGTGAAGCAGTCCGGCGGCCACGGCCAGTTCGCCGTGTGTGACATCGAAGTGGAACCGTTGCCGCGCGGCAGCGGTTTCGAGTTCGTGGACAAGGTCGTCGGTGGCTCGGTGCCGCACCACTTCATCCCGAGCGTGGAGAAGGGCGTCCGCGCGCAGCTCAAGCGCGGGCTCGTCGACCGGCACCCGGTCGTCGACGTGCGCGTGACGCTCGTCGACGGCAAAGCCCACAGCGTCGACTCGTCGGACGCCGCGTTCCAGACCGCCGGTGCGCTCGCCCTGAGGGAAGCCGCGGCCGCCAGCCGGATCACGTTGCTGGAACCCTTGGACACCGTCGCCGTCACGCTCCCGGACGAGCACCTGGGCACCGTTCTCGGCGACCTGTCGTCCCGCCGCGGGCGGGTCCTCGGCACCGAGTCGGGCGAGGGCGGCCGGACGGTCATCAACGCCGAGGTGCCCGCCGCGGAACTCCTGCGGTACGCGATCGACCTGCGTTCGCTGACGTCGGGCACGGCCACGTTCACCCGCGTCCACGCCCGGTTCGAACCACTGCCGGAAGGGGCGGTGCCTCTGTGA
- a CDS encoding XdhC family protein, which yields MTVEPDACAVAHGAPEANPDARTLVVVFASPVARYLLSYAADLGYHTVLFEPDAARATDVRTACDIRTAMPALDKTADVVVTDHHRPELGLVLRDALAEDTRWVGVLGNPRHEGPHVSALTALGVPAPDIARVHRPVGLNIGSRKPAEIAIAVLAGLIADRNDKPGGFEF from the coding sequence ATGACCGTCGAACCGGATGCCTGCGCCGTCGCCCACGGCGCTCCCGAAGCGAACCCCGACGCGCGGACCCTGGTCGTCGTGTTCGCGTCGCCGGTGGCCCGGTACCTGCTGAGCTACGCCGCCGACCTGGGCTACCACACCGTGCTGTTCGAGCCGGACGCCGCGCGCGCCACCGACGTGCGGACGGCGTGCGACATCCGCACCGCGATGCCGGCGCTCGACAAGACCGCGGACGTCGTGGTGACCGACCACCACCGCCCCGAGCTGGGCCTGGTGTTGCGCGACGCGCTCGCGGAGGACACCCGCTGGGTCGGCGTTCTGGGCAACCCGCGTCACGAAGGGCCGCACGTGTCGGCGCTGACGGCTCTGGGCGTGCCGGCGCCGGACATCGCGCGGGTGCACCGCCCGGTGGGGCTGAACATCGGCTCGCGCAAGCCGGCCGAGATCGCCATCGCCGTGCTGGCCGGCCTCATCGCCGACCGCAACGACAAGCCGGGCGGCTTCGAGTTCTGA
- a CDS encoding NUDIX hydrolase codes for MTWLAWLIPVLAAIVVLGGLFLVATANRLDRLHVRTDAGWAALDAALARRAVVARAVAALLDGTGPGLHAAAERAERASRAEREADENELTLRLGAIDRATLPLVLAEELTDAEHRVVIARRVHNDAVRDTLALRRRRKVRYFKLAGTAPLPEYFEFAEPEV; via the coding sequence GTGACCTGGCTCGCGTGGCTGATCCCCGTGCTGGCCGCGATCGTGGTGCTGGGCGGGCTTTTCCTCGTCGCGACGGCCAACCGCCTCGACCGCCTCCACGTGCGCACGGACGCCGGCTGGGCCGCGCTCGACGCGGCGCTGGCGCGGCGCGCGGTGGTCGCCCGGGCCGTCGCGGCCTTACTGGACGGCACCGGCCCCGGTCTGCACGCCGCGGCCGAGCGGGCCGAACGCGCGTCCCGCGCCGAACGCGAGGCCGACGAAAACGAGCTGACCCTGCGCCTCGGCGCCATCGACCGGGCAACGCTGCCACTGGTGCTGGCCGAGGAGCTCACCGACGCCGAGCACCGGGTGGTCATCGCCCGCCGCGTGCACAACGACGCCGTGCGCGACACCCTCGCGCTGCGGCGCCGGCGGAAAGTGCGGTACTTCAAGCTCGCCGGGACGGCGCCGCTGCCGGAGTACTTCGAGTTCGCCGAACCCGAGGTGTGA
- a CDS encoding glycosyltransferase family 4 protein, with the protein MKIGIVCPYSFDVPGGVQGHVIDLARALIARGHQVSVLAPADEDAVLPDFVHPAGKALGIPYNGSVARLQFGPVSYSRVRRWIRDNGFDVLHLHEPAAPSLSLLALKVADGPIVATFHTATTRSRTLAAFQPVLRPLLEKITARIAVSALARRVQVEHAGGDAVEIPNGVDAEFFARATPLDGYPRAGGTVGFVGRFTEPRKGMDVLLEALRRLQPEFEDLRLLVVGRGDPDQLRRMAGPELWPHVELLGQVDDATKARALRSVDVYCAPNTGGESFGMILTEAMASGTPVLASGLDSFRRVLDDGKAGQLAATGDAGALADGLRELLGDPARRASLAAAAGERVTAYDWSVVVTQVLRVYETAIAADPRLVVAAEREFAR; encoded by the coding sequence CTGAAGATCGGGATCGTGTGCCCCTACTCGTTCGACGTGCCGGGCGGGGTGCAGGGGCACGTGATCGACCTCGCGCGGGCGCTCATCGCGCGGGGCCACCAGGTGTCCGTGCTGGCGCCCGCCGACGAGGACGCCGTGCTGCCGGACTTCGTGCACCCCGCGGGCAAGGCGCTCGGCATCCCGTACAACGGCTCGGTCGCGCGGCTGCAGTTCGGGCCGGTCTCCTACTCGCGGGTGCGGCGCTGGATCCGGGACAACGGGTTCGACGTGCTGCACCTGCACGAACCGGCCGCGCCCAGCCTGTCGCTGCTCGCCCTGAAGGTGGCTGACGGGCCGATCGTCGCGACCTTCCACACGGCGACCACGCGCTCGCGCACACTGGCGGCGTTCCAGCCCGTGCTGCGGCCGCTACTGGAGAAGATCACCGCGCGCATCGCGGTGTCGGCGCTCGCCCGCCGGGTGCAGGTCGAGCACGCCGGGGGCGACGCGGTCGAGATCCCCAACGGCGTCGACGCCGAGTTCTTCGCGCGCGCCACGCCGCTCGACGGCTACCCGCGCGCGGGCGGCACGGTCGGGTTCGTGGGCCGGTTCACCGAGCCGCGCAAGGGCATGGACGTGCTGCTGGAGGCGTTGCGCCGGCTGCAGCCGGAGTTCGAGGACCTGCGGCTGCTCGTGGTCGGCCGCGGCGACCCGGACCAGCTCCGGCGCATGGCCGGCCCCGAGCTGTGGCCGCACGTCGAGCTGCTCGGCCAGGTCGACGACGCCACGAAGGCGCGCGCGCTGCGCAGCGTCGACGTGTACTGCGCGCCGAACACCGGCGGCGAGAGCTTCGGCATGATCCTCACCGAGGCCATGGCCTCGGGCACGCCCGTGCTGGCCAGCGGGCTCGACTCGTTCCGCCGCGTGCTCGACGACGGCAAGGCCGGGCAGCTCGCGGCGACCGGCGACGCCGGCGCGCTCGCCGACGGCCTGCGCGAGCTGCTCGGCGACCCGGCCCGGCGCGCGTCGCTGGCCGCGGCGGCGGGGGAGCGCGTGACGGCGTACGACTGGTCGGTCGTCGTCACCCAGGTGCTGCGCGTGTACGAGACCGCGATCGCCGCCGACCCGAGGCTGGTCGTTGCGGCAGAGCGGGAGTTCGCGCGGTGA
- a CDS encoding phosphatidylinositol mannoside acyltransferase — protein sequence MSALSQRLGEFGYTAGWQLARRMPEPMGTTVFALGADLATRRGGGGVRQLRANLARVVPQADETELDELVRRAMRSYARYWYETFRLPSMDRAEVISKVGAAITGVENIDAALAEGNGAVIALPHSGNWDAIGVWLADRLGGFTTVVERLKPESLFNRFVAYRESLGFEIVPLTGDSAAMRLLLKRLRENKVVCLVGDRDLTTSGVPVRFFGERTHMPAGPARLAATTGAALLPAGSWFSEDGWQVRVHPRIRVTARAEVPAATQALADAFAGDIAAHPADWHMLQKIWLADLEAAERGSLEEVG from the coding sequence GTGAGCGCGCTGTCCCAGCGGCTCGGCGAGTTCGGCTACACGGCGGGCTGGCAGCTCGCCCGCCGGATGCCCGAGCCGATGGGGACGACGGTGTTCGCCCTCGGCGCCGACCTCGCCACCCGCCGCGGCGGCGGGGGCGTGCGCCAGCTGCGCGCCAACCTCGCGCGGGTCGTGCCGCAGGCCGACGAGACGGAGCTCGACGAGCTCGTCCGCCGGGCCATGCGGTCGTATGCGCGGTACTGGTACGAGACGTTCCGGCTGCCGTCGATGGACCGCGCCGAGGTGATCTCCAAGGTCGGCGCCGCGATCACGGGTGTCGAGAACATCGACGCCGCCCTCGCCGAGGGCAACGGCGCGGTGATCGCGCTGCCGCACAGCGGAAACTGGGACGCGATCGGGGTGTGGCTGGCCGACCGGCTCGGCGGGTTCACCACGGTCGTCGAACGGCTCAAGCCCGAGTCGCTGTTCAACCGGTTCGTGGCCTACCGCGAGTCGCTCGGGTTCGAGATCGTGCCGCTCACCGGCGACAGCGCGGCGATGCGCTTGCTGCTGAAACGCCTGCGGGAGAACAAGGTCGTGTGCCTGGTCGGCGACCGCGATCTCACCACGAGCGGTGTCCCGGTGCGGTTCTTCGGCGAGCGCACGCACATGCCCGCGGGCCCGGCGCGGCTCGCGGCCACCACCGGGGCCGCGCTGTTGCCCGCCGGCTCGTGGTTCAGCGAGGACGGCTGGCAGGTCCGCGTGCACCCGCGCATCCGCGTGACCGCCCGCGCCGAGGTGCCCGCGGCCACGCAGGCGCTGGCCGACGCGTTCGCCGGCGACATCGCGGCGCACCCGGCCGACTGGCACATGCTGCAGAAGATCTGGCTCGCCGACCTCGAGGCCGCCGAGCGCGGCAGCCTCGAAGAAGTGGGCTGA
- a CDS encoding MarR family winged helix-turn-helix transcriptional regulator codes for MSEPRWLSEDEQRVWRDFSQAAALLQAHLEGQLQHDSGMPHTYYEVLVALSEADGRRLRMSELAEARGSSRSRLSHAVARLEGKGWVRRESCPTDKRGAWAVLTDAGFAALETAAPGHVEAVRESLFDRLTPEQAQQLGEISSAILGGLRPQCAAAIAAEEAGEFVAPVVELPKSG; via the coding sequence ATGTCCGAACCTCGCTGGCTTTCCGAAGACGAGCAACGCGTCTGGCGTGACTTCTCCCAGGCCGCCGCGCTGTTGCAAGCGCACCTCGAAGGCCAGCTGCAACACGACTCGGGCATGCCGCACACCTACTACGAGGTCCTGGTGGCGCTGTCGGAGGCCGACGGGCGCCGGCTGCGGATGAGTGAGCTCGCCGAAGCGCGCGGCTCCTCGCGCAGCCGCCTGTCCCACGCCGTGGCGCGGCTGGAGGGCAAGGGCTGGGTGCGGCGCGAGTCGTGCCCCACCGACAAGCGCGGCGCGTGGGCGGTGCTCACCGACGCCGGGTTCGCGGCGCTCGAGACGGCGGCCCCCGGCCACGTCGAGGCCGTGCGCGAGAGCCTCTTCGACCGGCTGACGCCGGAGCAGGCGCAGCAGCTGGGCGAGATCAGCTCGGCGATCCTCGGCGGTCTGCGGCCCCAATGCGCGGCCGCGATCGCGGCCGAGGAGGCGGGCGAATTCGTGGCCCCGGTCGTCGAACTGCCGAAATCAGGCTGA
- a CDS encoding HIT domain-containing protein: MSDADGPEIVEQDGVGVPDALQRLWTPHRMAYIKGQEKPDDDESDGCPFCRIPGLDDETALILARGETVYAVLNLYPYNPGHLMVVPYRHVADYTDLTGAETRELAEFTQHAMRVVRAVSAAHGFNLGMNQGVIAGAGIAAHLHQHLVPRWGGDANFMPVIGHTKVLPQLLGETRKLLADAW, encoded by the coding sequence GTGAGCGACGCGGACGGTCCCGAGATCGTCGAGCAGGACGGAGTGGGGGTCCCGGACGCGCTGCAGCGGCTGTGGACCCCGCACCGGATGGCCTACATCAAGGGGCAGGAGAAGCCGGACGACGACGAGTCCGACGGCTGCCCGTTCTGCCGCATCCCGGGCCTCGACGACGAGACGGCGCTGATCCTGGCGCGGGGCGAGACGGTGTACGCGGTGCTGAACCTGTACCCGTACAACCCCGGTCACCTCATGGTGGTGCCGTACCGCCACGTGGCCGACTACACCGACCTGACCGGGGCCGAGACGCGCGAGCTGGCCGAGTTCACCCAGCACGCCATGCGCGTGGTGCGGGCGGTGTCGGCGGCGCACGGGTTCAACCTCGGGATGAACCAGGGCGTGATCGCCGGCGCGGGCATCGCGGCGCACCTGCACCAGCACCTGGTGCCGCGCTGGGGCGGCGACGCCAACTTCATGCCGGTGATCGGGCACACCAAGGTGCTGCCGCAGCTGCTCGGCGAGACGAGGAAACTCCTGGCCGACGCGTGGTGA